The Halosimplex litoreum genome has a window encoding:
- a CDS encoding uracil-DNA glycosylase, with protein MTEAEMDGLDVVACERCPDLVECRSRIVNGVGPADADLLFVGEAPGQHEDEGGEPFVGRSGDVLDDGLRDAGLDRGDVRITNCVRCRPPDNRDPTDSELANCRGYLETEIDRVDPEVVVTLGKVPAEHLLERDVAVTGEAGDVVEAAIGDERRRVLVCVHPAATLYDPSQRETFASTLERAAEFTDESSGQSRLGDF; from the coding sequence ATGACCGAGGCCGAGATGGACGGACTCGACGTGGTCGCCTGCGAGCGCTGCCCCGACCTGGTCGAGTGTCGCAGCCGCATCGTCAACGGCGTGGGCCCGGCCGACGCGGATCTCCTGTTCGTCGGCGAGGCGCCCGGCCAGCACGAGGACGAGGGCGGCGAACCGTTCGTCGGCCGCTCCGGCGACGTGCTCGACGACGGCCTCCGCGACGCCGGACTCGACCGCGGCGACGTGCGCATCACCAACTGCGTCCGCTGTCGCCCGCCCGACAACCGCGACCCGACCGATTCGGAACTCGCGAACTGCCGCGGGTATCTGGAGACGGAGATCGACCGCGTCGACCCCGAGGTGGTCGTCACGCTGGGGAAGGTGCCCGCCGAACACCTGCTCGAACGGGACGTGGCCGTCACCGGCGAGGCCGGCGACGTGGTCGAGGCCGCGATCGGCGACGAGCGCCGGCGCGTGCTGGTCTGTGTCCACCCCGCAGCGACGCTGTACGACCCCTCACAGCGCGAGACGTTCGCCTCCACGCTGGAGCGGGCGGCGGAGTTCACCGACGAGTCGAGCGGCCAGTCCCGTCTCGGCGACTTCTGA
- a CDS encoding PhnD/SsuA/transferrin family substrate-binding protein, which yields MFDRRTFLASASALVGASAVGGCLDAGSTTGTPGRDVATTRAGTGTTDADALAFGGDREVDLWLSPSVPQRNFYVQYGPVRDYLGTNLEAEYPVPEGTSVDMNIGSDYGAVIEALGDGTADIAETGAFAAALGVAAGDAEVLLQRRGYGSWTYESIVAVPTDSDVERLSELAGKTVAFSNRLSTSGCLYPLAAMATTGGLDVGDLPAGDGSTAAFDTRFAGGHVQSYALLEAREVDAAAMGGFVRDTGTGPTPTAFEATARTLHEDTGIPHAPLVVAAGLSDGAKDALRRSFLNAPDRIYYGADGRDGTDDDLWFDAVREAGVDAYQPVVDVVDQLDVGPAIFG from the coding sequence GTGTTCGACAGACGAACGTTTCTCGCGAGTGCGAGCGCGCTCGTGGGCGCGAGCGCCGTCGGCGGGTGTCTCGACGCCGGGTCCACGACCGGGACACCCGGTCGCGACGTGGCGACGACCCGGGCCGGGACCGGGACTACGGACGCGGACGCGCTCGCGTTCGGCGGCGACCGCGAGGTCGACCTGTGGCTGTCGCCGAGCGTCCCCCAGCGGAACTTCTACGTGCAGTACGGGCCGGTCCGGGACTACCTGGGGACGAACCTCGAAGCGGAGTACCCGGTCCCCGAAGGGACGAGCGTCGATATGAACATCGGGAGCGACTACGGCGCCGTGATCGAGGCGCTGGGCGACGGGACGGCCGATATCGCCGAGACGGGCGCGTTCGCGGCGGCACTCGGGGTCGCCGCCGGCGACGCCGAGGTGCTCCTCCAGCGCAGGGGCTACGGGAGCTGGACCTACGAGAGCATCGTCGCGGTGCCGACCGACAGCGACGTCGAGCGCCTCTCGGAGTTGGCGGGGAAGACGGTCGCGTTCTCGAACCGCCTGTCGACGAGCGGCTGTCTGTATCCGCTCGCCGCCATGGCGACGACGGGCGGGCTGGACGTGGGCGACCTCCCGGCGGGCGACGGGTCGACGGCGGCGTTCGACACGCGATTTGCCGGGGGACACGTCCAGTCGTACGCGCTACTGGAGGCGAGGGAGGTCGACGCGGCGGCGATGGGGGGGTTCGTCCGCGACACCGGAACCGGCCCGACACCGACGGCGTTCGAGGCGACCGCCCGGACGCTGCACGAGGACACCGGGATCCCGCACGCACCCCTCGTCGTCGCGGCGGGACTGAGCGACGGCGCGAAGGACGCGCTCCGGCGGTCGTTCCTGAACGCGCCCGACCGGATCTACTACGGCGCCGACGGTCGTGACGGCACCGACGACGACCTGTGGTTCGACGCCGTCCGCGAGGCCGGCGTGGACGCCTACCAGCCGGTGGTGGACGTAGTCGACCAGCTCGACGTCGGGCCGGCGATCTTCGGATAG